Proteins encoded in a region of the Bacillota bacterium genome:
- a CDS encoding DUF721 domain-containing protein has product MEKLSDMLYQLGDGNVLKTALFESKVFSAWEEIVGSAVKNNAVPQKIKGGILFIKTKNPSWANELKVLSDNIKKRINESVGAQVVHEIRFVHGSKSAFEAQVEDSAFINLDSIVLDDEEIKYIEELTSEINEDELKRHLQRLLIKDRKLNRLRTGNKKGSHDAIGKKVLDRRKRAR; this is encoded by the coding sequence ATGGAAAAGTTAAGTGACATGCTTTACCAACTAGGCGATGGTAACGTACTAAAAACTGCTCTGTTTGAGTCAAAGGTTTTTTCGGCATGGGAAGAGATTGTAGGGTCTGCCGTTAAGAATAATGCGGTACCGCAAAAAATAAAAGGTGGAATACTCTTCATAAAGACTAAAAATCCCTCTTGGGCAAATGAATTAAAGGTCCTCTCAGATAATATTAAGAAGCGCATAAACGAATCCGTAGGAGCACAGGTTGTGCATGAAATAAGGTTTGTTCATGGGTCAAAATCGGCATTTGAAGCGCAGGTAGAAGACAGCGCGTTTATTAATTTGGATTCAATAGTACTTGATGACGAGGAAATAAAATACATAGAGGAGCTAACCAGTGAAATAAATGAAGATGAACTAAAGAGACACCTGCAAAGACTATTAATAAAAGATAGGAAGCTAAACAGGTTGCGCACCGGCAATAAAAAGGGCTCACATGATGCGATTGGTAAAAAAGTTTTAGATAGGCGCAAAAGAGCACGGTGA